In Bradyrhizobium sp. 1(2017), one DNA window encodes the following:
- a CDS encoding tripartite tricarboxylate transporter substrate binding protein, translating to MSRYGLKTIAFAAMHAVMGAVLCTGASAQDYPTKPITLIVPWPAGGSTDISMRAIADSASKVLGQPIVVDNKAGGGGTVGPATMAAGAKPDGYTISQIPITVFRLPLMQEVSWDPAKDFSYIVHLTGYTFGVTTNAESQFKSWKDVVEFAKANPGKVTYATPGTGTSLHIGMEQIAAMSGIKLTQVPFKGGAETNAAVLGQHTMLQADSTGWRPLVDAGKLKLLMVWTGARSPNYPDVPTLKELGYPMVYDSPFGIAGPKGMDPKIVAKLHDAFKKAVEDPAVVATLAKYDMVPNYKNTEDYKKFVVEVTESERKVIDTLGLAKK from the coding sequence ATGTCGCGATACGGGCTGAAGACGATTGCTTTTGCCGCCATGCATGCGGTCATGGGCGCAGTGCTCTGCACGGGTGCCAGCGCGCAGGACTATCCCACAAAACCCATCACACTGATCGTGCCATGGCCGGCCGGCGGCTCGACCGACATCTCGATGCGAGCGATCGCCGACAGCGCTTCGAAAGTGCTGGGGCAGCCGATCGTGGTCGACAACAAGGCCGGCGGCGGCGGTACGGTGGGGCCGGCGACCATGGCGGCGGGGGCGAAGCCGGACGGCTACACCATCTCGCAGATTCCGATCACGGTCTTCCGCCTGCCCCTAATGCAGGAAGTGTCATGGGATCCGGCGAAGGATTTCTCCTACATCGTCCATCTCACCGGTTACACCTTCGGCGTCACCACCAACGCGGAGTCGCAGTTCAAGAGCTGGAAGGACGTGGTGGAGTTCGCCAAGGCGAACCCGGGCAAGGTGACCTACGCGACGCCGGGCACCGGCACCTCGCTGCATATCGGCATGGAGCAGATCGCCGCGATGTCCGGCATCAAGCTGACGCAGGTGCCGTTCAAGGGCGGCGCGGAGACCAATGCGGCTGTGCTCGGCCAGCACACCATGCTTCAGGCCGATTCCACGGGGTGGCGGCCGCTGGTCGACGCCGGCAAGCTGAAGCTGCTGATGGTGTGGACCGGCGCGCGGTCGCCGAACTACCCCGACGTGCCGACGCTGAAGGAGCTCGGCTATCCCATGGTCTATGATTCCCCGTTCGGCATCGCCGGCCCGAAGGGAATGGACCCGAAAATCGTCGCCAAGCTGCACGACGCCTTCAAGAAGGCGGTCGAGGACCCGGCCGTCGTGGCAACGCTCGCCAAATACGACATGGTGCCAAATTACAAGAACACCGAGGACTACAAGAAGTTCGTCGTCGAGGTCACCGAGTCCGAGCGCAAGGTGATCGATACGCTCGGGCTCGCGAAGAAATAG
- a CDS encoding PAS-domain containing protein, which yields MTSIRDNELGARREQGPEALVALSQLALDHMEQGVCVYDADNRIVLVNQRYVSFFDMSADIVRVGTSYREVLAHSASRGNFPESELDALYSARIAQIAGGEPFRTEQRLATGLVMALELKPLPGGGWMTICDDVSRLARLEAELRVQTERSQHALSNMSHGLIMYDADSRVVVCNERFLSLYDLDPEIVKPGTSHCTVIEHWMSRGNLPGMPGGEFHERRLEDVRARKVKTLLVMRYDGRMVQAVSRFLPDGGWVTVHEDVTERLQYEETLRQQNFILDAAMENMAHGLAFYDSDMRLRVCNTTYRKIYRLSQEETRPGTHLSELIERSMTNGAFATEYTPEQILEAARARIASRDSSPMRRSMSDDTVISVRYCALAEGGFVATYEDITEREHAVEQLSEQYRRFDAALNNMSQGLCMLDSSLRVIVCNRRYVEMYGLSPDVVKPGVSMREIMEHSCELGIHPNTTGARLYADYVERLREGEHTLHRHLSDGRIIKLNHKRMEHGGWVVTYEDVTDRHKAQARVAHMARHDSLTDLPNRTLFREKMSEGLNQVAIAGGAMAVLCFDLDNFKTVNDRLGHAAGDRLLRWVAARLKENVGEHDTVARLGGDEFAVLQRGPQPQSAEKLARRLVEIIGHPPPMGNQSIHVGVSVGIAIAPDHGLDADELMKCADLALYQAKAKGRGAYQLFEPEMEEEARSRHALEHDLRGALEAREFHLVFQPQVRLDNSELTGFEALLRWKHPSRGLVSPAEFIPIAEETGLIVPIGEWVLRSACATAVAWPAVTVAVNLSPVQFRSRGLVAMVTSALAEAGLPPQRLELEVTETALLDDSEATIEILHQLRALGVRVSLDDFGVGYSSLSYLRKFPFDRIKIDRSFVGTLGESPESVAIVRTIASLGSVLGVETTAEGVETAEQLDFVRECGCTAVQGYYFGKPCAAAEVGHAIETLSAIRRVA from the coding sequence ATGACGTCGATCCGCGACAACGAGCTTGGTGCACGCCGCGAACAGGGCCCGGAAGCCCTGGTCGCATTGAGCCAGCTCGCGCTCGACCACATGGAGCAAGGCGTCTGCGTCTACGATGCCGACAACCGGATCGTGCTGGTCAATCAGCGTTACGTCTCCTTCTTCGACATGTCGGCCGACATCGTGCGGGTGGGCACGAGCTACCGCGAGGTGCTTGCGCACAGCGCGAGCCGCGGCAACTTTCCGGAAAGCGAGCTCGACGCGCTATACTCGGCGCGGATCGCCCAGATCGCGGGTGGCGAGCCGTTCCGGACCGAGCAGCGGCTCGCGACCGGCCTCGTCATGGCGCTGGAGCTGAAGCCGCTGCCTGGCGGCGGCTGGATGACGATCTGCGACGACGTCAGCCGCCTCGCCCGGCTCGAGGCCGAATTGCGTGTGCAGACCGAGCGCAGCCAGCATGCGCTCTCCAACATGTCTCACGGCCTGATCATGTACGACGCCGACAGCCGCGTCGTCGTCTGCAATGAACGCTTTCTGAGCCTCTACGACCTCGATCCCGAGATCGTGAAACCGGGAACGTCGCACTGTACGGTGATCGAGCATTGGATGTCGCGCGGCAATCTGCCAGGCATGCCGGGCGGGGAGTTTCACGAGCGCCGTCTCGAAGACGTGCGCGCCAGGAAGGTGAAGACCCTGCTGGTGATGCGCTACGATGGGCGGATGGTGCAGGCGGTCTCCCGCTTCCTGCCCGATGGCGGTTGGGTGACGGTGCATGAGGACGTCACCGAGCGGCTGCAATACGAGGAGACGCTGCGGCAGCAGAACTTCATCCTCGATGCCGCCATGGAGAACATGGCGCACGGACTCGCCTTCTACGACAGCGACATGCGGCTTCGCGTCTGCAACACCACTTACCGCAAGATCTACCGACTCTCGCAGGAAGAAACTAGGCCGGGCACGCATCTTTCCGAGCTGATCGAGCGATCGATGACCAACGGGGCGTTCGCGACGGAATATACCCCGGAGCAGATCCTGGAAGCCGCGCGCGCCCGGATTGCGAGCCGTGACTCCTCGCCGATGCGTCGCAGCATGTCGGACGACACCGTCATCTCGGTGCGCTACTGCGCGCTGGCCGAAGGCGGCTTCGTCGCGACCTATGAGGACATCACCGAGCGCGAACATGCCGTCGAGCAACTGAGCGAGCAGTATCGGCGCTTCGACGCCGCGCTGAACAACATGAGCCAGGGGCTGTGCATGCTCGATTCGAGCCTGCGCGTGATCGTCTGTAACCGCCGCTATGTCGAGATGTACGGCCTGTCGCCCGACGTGGTGAAGCCTGGCGTCTCGATGCGCGAGATCATGGAGCACAGCTGCGAGCTCGGCATCCATCCGAACACGACGGGTGCGCGCCTCTACGCCGACTATGTCGAGCGATTGCGCGAAGGCGAGCATACGCTGCACCGCCATTTGAGCGACGGCCGCATCATCAAGCTCAATCACAAGCGGATGGAGCACGGCGGCTGGGTCGTGACCTATGAGGACGTCACGGACCGCCACAAGGCCCAGGCCCGCGTCGCGCACATGGCGCGCCACGATTCGCTGACCGACCTGCCCAACCGCACGCTGTTCCGCGAGAAGATGAGCGAAGGGCTGAACCAGGTCGCGATCGCGGGGGGCGCGATGGCCGTGCTGTGCTTCGACCTCGACAATTTCAAGACCGTCAACGACCGCCTCGGCCACGCCGCCGGCGACCGGCTGCTGCGCTGGGTCGCGGCGCGCCTGAAGGAGAATGTCGGCGAGCACGACACCGTTGCACGGCTCGGCGGCGACGAATTCGCCGTTCTCCAGCGTGGACCGCAGCCGCAATCGGCCGAAAAGCTCGCCCGCCGCCTGGTAGAGATCATCGGCCACCCGCCGCCGATGGGAAACCAGTCGATCCATGTCGGCGTCTCCGTCGGCATCGCGATCGCACCCGATCACGGGCTCGATGCCGACGAGCTGATGAAATGCGCCGACCTCGCGCTGTACCAGGCCAAGGCGAAGGGGCGTGGCGCCTATCAGCTGTTCGAGCCCGAAATGGAGGAAGAGGCGCGCAGCCGGCACGCGCTGGAGCACGATCTGCGCGGCGCGCTGGAGGCGCGTGAATTCCATCTGGTGTTCCAGCCGCAGGTACGACTCGACAATTCCGAGCTCACCGGCTTCGAGGCGCTGCTGCGCTGGAAGCATCCCTCGCGCGGCCTGGTCTCGCCGGCCGAATTCATCCCGATCGCGGAAGAAACCGGGCTGATCGTCCCGATCGGCGAATGGGTGCTGCGCAGCGCGTGTGCGACCGCCGTCGCCTGGCCCGCCGTCACCGTTGCAGTGAACCTGTCGCCCGTGCAGTTCCGTTCGCGCGGGCTGGTGGCGATGGTCACAAGCGCGCTTGCCGAAGCGGGCCTGCCGCCGCAACGGCTCGAGCTCGAGGTCACCGAAACGGCATTGCTCGACGACAGCGAGGCGACGATCGAGATTCTGCACCAGCTTCGCGCGTTAGGGGTCCGCGTCAGCCTCGACGATTTCGGCGTCGGCTATTCCTCGCTCAGCTATTTGCGCAAGTTCCCGTTCGATCGTATCAAGATCGACCGCTCGTTCGTCGGCACGCTCGGCGAAAGCCCGGAAAGCGTGGCCATCGTCCGCACCATTGCCAGCCTCGGCTCCGTGCTCGGCGTCGAGACCACGGCGGAGGGTGTGGAAACCGCGGAGCAACTCGACTTCGTCCGTGAATGCGGCTGCACCGCGGTGCAGGGCTATTATTTCGGCAAGCCCTGTGCGGCCGCCGAGGTCGGCCATGCCATCGAGACGCTGAGTGCAATCCGGCGCGTGGCCTAA
- the rpmF gene encoding 50S ribosomal protein L32 — translation MAVPRRKTSPSRRGMRRSADAIKKPTYVEDRDSGELRRPHHLDLKTGMYKGRQVLKKKES, via the coding sequence ATGGCCGTTCCGAGAAGAAAAACCTCGCCGTCGCGCCGTGGCATGCGCCGCTCGGCAGACGCCATCAAGAAGCCGACCTATGTGGAAGACAGGGACTCCGGCGAGCTCCGTCGTCCGCACCATCTCGACCTCAAGACCGGCATGTATAAGGGCCGCCAGGTCCTGAAGAAGAAAGAGTCCTGA
- a CDS encoding DUF1345 domain-containing protein yields MAAGGKEDPVLVRFRQMSRPMRLLYARPRTFIALAVGILVCLLLPGTHRPVTRLLFGWDALIAVYLVLVYAMMLCNDDQHIRRAAAMQDDGRFVILLVTATGAFASIAAIVSELGTPHRGALELTIAIATIALSWAAVHTTFALHYAHDYYRHGTARGLQFPSGGKEDQPDYWDFVYFSFVIGMTAQVSDVGITDKTIRRTATAHGIVSFIYNTALLALTVNIAASAIAT; encoded by the coding sequence ATGGCGGCCGGCGGCAAAGAGGATCCCGTCCTCGTCCGCTTCCGGCAGATGTCGCGGCCGATGCGGCTACTTTATGCACGGCCGCGAACGTTCATCGCGCTCGCTGTCGGCATTCTCGTCTGCCTGCTGCTGCCGGGCACGCACCGTCCGGTGACACGCCTCTTGTTCGGATGGGACGCGCTGATCGCGGTCTATCTCGTGCTTGTCTATGCGATGATGCTGTGCAACGACGATCAGCACATCCGTCGCGCCGCCGCGATGCAGGACGACGGCCGCTTCGTGATCCTGCTGGTGACTGCGACCGGCGCCTTCGCCAGCATCGCGGCGATCGTTTCTGAGCTCGGCACACCGCATCGCGGTGCCCTCGAACTGACGATCGCGATCGCCACCATCGCGCTGTCCTGGGCTGCCGTGCACACGACCTTCGCGCTGCATTACGCGCACGACTATTATCGCCACGGCACGGCACGCGGCCTTCAGTTTCCGAGCGGTGGCAAGGAAGACCAGCCCGACTACTGGGATTTCGTCTACTTCTCGTTCGTGATCGGCATGACCGCCCAGGTCTCCGACGTCGGCATCACCGACAAGACCATCCGCCGTACCGCGACGGCGCACGGTATCGTGTCCTTTATCTACAACACGGCCCTGCTGGCGCTGACGGTGAACATCGCGGCGAGTGCGATTGCGACTTAG
- a CDS encoding bifunctional diguanylate cyclase/phosphodiesterase: MTPALPQASDILAALGQAVFAWDIASDVIVWSEQVSAVFPDIPAERLATGAEFAKLIEPAQTLRTAALAQTSAVHGADGTPYRVEYGVRMSASDPVVWVEETGRWFAGPDGRPTRAVGSVRINNERHARDEELTKLARLDPLTGELNRSHLIAALAEAIEETTRFRSTAAFMLVGIDHLARVNDAFGFDVADAVILDVARRIRARLRGGDVLGRFSGNKFGLILKNCTVDDMNVAAERFLAGIRDEVMPTKSGPVSVTASIGAVSVPRYARNTDEAVNRAHETLDAAKRRRVGSFAAWRPDAARDAQRRVNIRVTDEIVTALNERRIKLAYEPVVAAASRERAFHECLVRMDQGNGQVLLAPDIVPVAERLGLIRLVDHRVLELVVAELAAAPDICLSLNISPDTTMDPDWWAGIESLMQAHPGVAERLIVEITETVAIQDIDDVRAFVGRLKHFGSRIAIDDFGAGYTSFRNLRKLGVDIVKIDGAFVQNVTRSADDRAFVQTLIDLARRLDIKTVAEWVQDEEAASMLRDWGCDYIQGRLIGLASAERPWGAAPDSVLPAAG; the protein is encoded by the coding sequence TTGACCCCCGCATTGCCGCAAGCCTCCGACATCCTGGCCGCGCTCGGCCAAGCCGTGTTTGCCTGGGACATCGCCAGCGACGTCATCGTCTGGAGTGAGCAGGTCAGCGCCGTTTTCCCGGACATTCCCGCCGAGCGGCTCGCCACCGGGGCCGAGTTCGCCAAGCTGATCGAGCCCGCGCAGACGCTGCGGACCGCGGCGCTGGCGCAGACGTCCGCCGTGCATGGCGCCGACGGAACGCCCTATCGGGTCGAGTACGGCGTACGCATGAGTGCCTCCGATCCTGTGGTCTGGGTCGAGGAGACCGGCCGCTGGTTTGCCGGGCCCGATGGACGGCCCACGCGCGCGGTCGGCTCCGTCCGCATCAACAATGAGCGTCATGCCCGCGACGAGGAACTGACCAAGCTGGCCCGGCTCGATCCGCTGACCGGCGAGCTCAACCGCTCCCATCTGATCGCGGCGCTGGCCGAGGCGATCGAGGAGACGACCCGCTTCCGCTCGACCGCGGCCTTCATGCTGGTCGGCATCGATCATCTCGCCCGCGTCAACGACGCCTTCGGCTTCGACGTCGCCGATGCCGTGATCCTCGACGTCGCCAGGCGCATTCGCGCGCGCTTGCGCGGCGGCGACGTGCTCGGCCGCTTCTCCGGCAACAAGTTCGGCTTGATCCTGAAGAATTGCACCGTCGACGACATGAACGTCGCCGCCGAGCGCTTCCTCGCCGGCATCCGCGACGAGGTGATGCCGACGAAATCCGGCCCGGTCTCGGTCACCGCGTCGATCGGCGCGGTCAGCGTGCCACGCTATGCCCGCAACACCGATGAGGCCGTCAACCGCGCCCATGAGACGCTGGATGCCGCCAAGCGCCGCCGTGTCGGCTCGTTCGCCGCGTGGCGCCCGGATGCAGCGCGCGACGCGCAGCGCCGCGTCAATATCCGCGTCACCGACGAGATCGTCACCGCGCTGAACGAACGCCGCATCAAGCTCGCCTATGAGCCGGTGGTCGCGGCCGCCTCGCGCGAACGTGCGTTCCACGAGTGCCTGGTGCGGATGGACCAGGGCAACGGCCAGGTGCTGCTCGCACCCGACATCGTGCCCGTCGCCGAACGGCTCGGCCTGATTCGCCTGGTCGATCACCGCGTGCTTGAGCTCGTGGTCGCCGAGCTCGCGGCCGCGCCCGACATCTGCCTCAGCCTCAACATCTCGCCGGATACGACGATGGATCCGGACTGGTGGGCGGGAATCGAATCGCTGATGCAGGCCCATCCCGGCGTTGCCGAGCGGCTGATCGTCGAGATCACCGAGACGGTTGCGATTCAGGACATCGACGATGTCCGCGCCTTCGTCGGCCGGCTCAAGCATTTCGGCAGCCGCATCGCCATCGACGATTTCGGTGCCGGCTACACCTCGTTCCGCAATTTGCGCAAGCTCGGCGTGGATATCGTGAAGATCGACGGTGCCTTCGTGCAGAACGTCACCCGGTCCGCCGACGACCGTGCTTTCGTGCAGACCCTGATCGATCTTGCGCGGCGCCTCGACATCAAGACGGTCGCCGAATGGGTGCAGGACGAAGAAGCCGCAAGCATGCTGCGCGACTGGGGTTGCGATTACATCCAGGGCCGCCTGATCGGGCTTGCATCAGCCGAGCGGCCATGGGGCGCCGCGCCGGACAGCGTGCTGCCTGCGGCGGGGTGA
- the mtgA gene encoding monofunctional biosynthetic peptidoglycan transglycosylase, whose product MRIVKILLLVLVVVALAPYVIAPFYRAGHPVSTLMAWRTLRGAPMQRQWIDLAAMSPYLPRAVVAAEDAHFCKHHGIDWGALREAIDDAQEDGTPFRGASTITQQVAKNLFLWQGRDFVRKALEFPLALWIDLVLPKQRILEIYLNIAELGPQGQFGVEAASAYAFGKSAASLSARDAALLASILPNPVKRSARSPGPGVRRLAATYMARGQASSLATCWRENR is encoded by the coding sequence TTGCGCATCGTTAAAATCCTTCTCCTGGTGCTCGTGGTCGTCGCTCTCGCGCCCTATGTGATCGCGCCGTTCTACCGCGCCGGCCATCCGGTTTCGACGCTGATGGCCTGGCGCACGCTCCGGGGCGCGCCGATGCAGAGGCAATGGATCGATCTGGCGGCGATGTCGCCCTATCTGCCGCGCGCGGTGGTGGCGGCCGAGGATGCGCATTTCTGCAAGCATCACGGGATCGATTGGGGTGCGCTGCGCGAGGCGATTGACGACGCGCAGGAGGACGGCACGCCGTTTCGGGGCGCTTCCACCATCACCCAGCAGGTCGCAAAGAACCTTTTCCTCTGGCAGGGGCGGGATTTCGTCCGCAAGGCATTGGAATTCCCGCTGGCGCTTTGGATCGACCTCGTCCTGCCCAAGCAGCGAATCCTGGAGATTTACCTCAACATCGCCGAGCTCGGCCCGCAGGGGCAATTTGGCGTCGAGGCGGCCAGCGCCTATGCCTTTGGCAAGTCGGCCGCCAGCCTTTCCGCCCGGGACGCCGCGCTTCTGGCCTCGATCCTGCCAAATCCGGTCAAACGCAGTGCCCGGAGCCCTGGCCCGGGCGTCCGGCGGCTGGCCGCGACCTATATGGCGAGGGGGCAGGCGAGCTCGCTTGCGACCTGCTGGCGGGAAAATCGCTGA
- a CDS encoding tripartite tricarboxylate transporter permease, whose amino-acid sequence MDTLANVAHGFGVALTGINLLYCFIGVFIGTLVGVLPGIGPISAMSLLLPVTLSGTPESGIIMMAGIYYGSMYGGSTTSILVNIPGEAASVVTCIDGHQMAKQGRAGPALGISAFGSFIAGTFALIALMLVAPKLASIAIAFGPAEYFSLMVLGLVVLTFLTQGSMPKALLMACVGVVLGLVGLDSITAQPRLTFGRMELIDGIGLVPVVMGLFGVAEVLLNTEQAIKRDIINAKITQLLPTQSDWQASAGPVARGTLMGFLLGILPGGGAVVASFASYALEKRLSKTPERFGHGAIEGVAGPESANNAAAGGAFIPLMTLGIPPNVVMALLLGAFVIHGLQPGPLMITQNPGLFWGIVASMYIGNVMLLILNLPMIGMWVQLLKLPYNILFPLIILFTILGVYCSSNNVFDVYVMIAFGIIGYFMRKLGYEPAPLVLAFVLGPMLENNLRKSLILSQGDLWTFVQRPISAACLALAMVLLIAPLLPALRKKRELVALDEGA is encoded by the coding sequence ATGGATACACTTGCCAATGTCGCGCATGGCTTCGGCGTCGCGCTGACCGGGATCAACCTCCTCTATTGCTTCATCGGCGTCTTCATCGGCACGCTGGTCGGCGTGCTGCCGGGCATCGGTCCGATTTCGGCGATGTCGCTGCTGCTGCCCGTGACGCTCTCGGGCACGCCGGAATCCGGCATCATCATGATGGCCGGCATCTATTACGGCTCGATGTATGGCGGCTCGACCACCTCGATCCTGGTCAACATACCCGGCGAAGCCGCCTCCGTCGTCACCTGCATCGACGGCCATCAGATGGCCAAGCAGGGTCGCGCGGGCCCAGCGCTCGGCATCTCCGCCTTCGGCTCGTTCATCGCCGGGACCTTTGCGCTGATCGCCTTGATGCTGGTGGCGCCGAAGCTCGCCAGTATCGCGATCGCGTTCGGCCCGGCCGAGTATTTCAGCCTGATGGTGCTCGGCCTCGTCGTGCTCACCTTCCTGACCCAGGGCTCGATGCCGAAGGCGCTGCTGATGGCATGTGTCGGCGTCGTGCTCGGCCTGGTCGGGCTCGACAGCATCACCGCACAGCCGCGCCTCACCTTCGGCCGCATGGAGCTGATCGACGGTATCGGGCTCGTGCCCGTCGTGATGGGCCTGTTCGGCGTCGCCGAAGTGCTGCTCAACACCGAGCAGGCCATCAAACGCGACATCATCAACGCGAAGATCACGCAGCTGCTTCCCACCCAGTCCGACTGGCAGGCGAGCGCCGGCCCGGTCGCGCGCGGCACGCTGATGGGCTTCCTGCTCGGCATCCTGCCGGGCGGCGGCGCGGTCGTGGCCTCGTTCGCGTCCTATGCGCTGGAGAAGCGACTGTCGAAAACGCCGGAGCGGTTCGGCCATGGCGCGATCGAAGGTGTCGCAGGCCCCGAATCCGCCAACAACGCGGCGGCCGGCGGCGCCTTCATTCCACTGATGACGCTGGGCATCCCGCCAAACGTGGTGATGGCATTGCTGCTCGGCGCGTTCGTGATCCACGGCCTGCAACCGGGACCGCTGATGATCACGCAGAACCCCGGTCTGTTCTGGGGCATCGTCGCCAGCATGTATATCGGCAACGTCATGCTGCTGATCCTCAATTTGCCGATGATCGGCATGTGGGTGCAGCTGCTCAAATTGCCCTACAACATCCTGTTCCCGCTGATCATCCTGTTCACGATCCTGGGCGTCTATTGCTCGAGCAACAACGTATTCGACGTCTATGTGATGATCGCATTCGGCATCATCGGCTATTTCATGCGCAAGCTCGGCTACGAGCCTGCACCGCTGGTGCTCGCCTTCGTGCTCGGTCCAATGCTGGAGAACAATCTGCGCAAGTCGCTGATCCTGTCGCAGGGCGATCTCTGGACCTTCGTGCAGCGGCCGATCTCGGCAGCGTGCCTCGCGCTCGCAATGGTGCTGCTGATCGCACCGCTGCTGCCGGCGCTGCGCAAGAAGCGGGAGCTGGTGGCGCTGGACGAGGGCGCGTGA
- a CDS encoding polyprenyl synthetase family protein, with translation MTGTSPSDFAKRLDKTADDTEALLGRLLSDDILHDEIARPKRLMDAMRYSSLNGGKRLRPFLVVESAAVFGVSREAALLVGAALECIHCYSLIHDDLPAMDNSDLRRGRPTLHKKTDDATAILAGDGLLTLAFDIVTRDEIHRDANVRLLLTRALARCAGIGGMVGGQILDLAGEGRFGGNEPIDVARIQQMKTGALLRYGCIAGALLGQASQKEYQALDDYGRALGEAFQIADDLLDVEGDAAALGKPAGADAALGKTTFVTQLGIEGAKQRVRDLLARADSAVSIFGDHAAVLQAAARFVAERKN, from the coding sequence ATGACCGGCACGTCCCCGTCCGATTTCGCCAAACGTCTGGACAAGACCGCTGATGACACCGAGGCCCTGCTCGGGCGCCTGCTGTCGGACGACATCCTGCACGACGAGATCGCCCGGCCCAAGCGACTGATGGACGCAATGCGCTATTCGAGCCTCAACGGCGGCAAGCGTCTGCGGCCGTTCCTGGTGGTCGAAAGTGCCGCCGTGTTCGGTGTTTCCCGTGAAGCGGCGTTGCTCGTGGGCGCTGCGCTCGAGTGCATCCACTGCTATTCGCTGATCCACGACGATCTGCCGGCGATGGACAATTCCGACCTGCGTCGCGGCCGTCCCACCCTGCACAAGAAGACCGATGACGCGACCGCGATCCTCGCCGGCGACGGCCTGCTGACGCTCGCCTTCGACATCGTCACCCGCGACGAGATCCATCGCGACGCCAATGTGCGCCTCCTGCTGACGCGCGCGCTGGCGCGCTGCGCCGGGATCGGCGGCATGGTCGGCGGCCAGATCCTCGACCTCGCCGGCGAAGGCCGCTTTGGCGGTAACGAGCCGATCGACGTCGCGCGCATCCAGCAGATGAAGACCGGCGCGCTGCTGCGCTACGGCTGCATCGCCGGTGCCCTCCTCGGCCAGGCCTCACAGAAGGAATATCAGGCGCTCGACGATTACGGCCGCGCGCTCGGCGAAGCCTTCCAGATCGCCGACGATCTGCTCGACGTCGAAGGCGATGCGGCTGCACTCGGCAAGCCGGCCGGCGCCGATGCCGCGCTCGGCAAGACCACCTTCGTCACCCAGCTCGGTATCGAAGGCGCCAAGCAGCGCGTGCGCGATCTGCTCGCGCGGGCGGACAGCGCCGTGTCGATCTTCGGCGACCACGCCGCCGTGCTGCAGGCCGCCGCGCGCTTCGTCGCCGAACGGAAGAACTGA
- a CDS encoding tripartite tricarboxylate transporter TctB family protein, which translates to MNNHTNVKLRLNNSELWGGLIGLALGGFVIWQGLKLKLGTINDPGSGYVMFYTGILICVFAFSIIISAITEGGPTLASRWENARWGKPLLVIGCLAAFSVALEPLGFLLSSIPLMLLLLRLIDPVRWTLAVPIAVLVPLGMWWVLKRLLLIQLPSGLFGIG; encoded by the coding sequence ATGAACAACCACACCAACGTCAAGCTCCGCCTCAACAACTCCGAACTCTGGGGCGGATTGATCGGCCTCGCACTCGGCGGTTTCGTGATCTGGCAGGGGCTCAAGCTGAAGCTCGGCACCATCAACGATCCCGGCTCCGGCTACGTGATGTTCTACACGGGCATCCTGATCTGCGTGTTCGCGTTCTCCATCATCATCTCCGCCATCACCGAAGGCGGGCCGACGCTGGCGTCGCGCTGGGAAAATGCGCGCTGGGGCAAGCCGCTTCTCGTCATCGGCTGCCTCGCCGCATTCTCTGTCGCGCTGGAGCCGCTGGGATTCCTGCTCTCGTCGATCCCGCTGATGCTGCTGTTGTTGCGGCTGATCGATCCCGTGCGCTGGACGCTGGCGGTCCCGATTGCCGTGCTGGTGCCCCTGGGCATGTGGTGGGTGCTCAAGCGGCTTCTCTTGATCCAGCTCCCCTCGGGCCTGTTCGGGATCGGCTGA